The window GCGGCAACTCCAGGCGGAACGGCGGGCCGGCGGGGGCAATCCCATCGGTATCGGTATCGGCTCGTTCGTCGAGCGCGCCGGAGGCTCGGCCGGTTCGGGCGAGTACGGCAGGGTCGAGATCAGCCAGGACGGCGGTGTGGTCGTGAGGACCGGATCGACTCCCTCCGGCCAGGGACACCGTACGGTCTGGTCCCAGATAGCAGCCGGCGTGTTCTCCGTGCCTACCGAGGAGGTGACGGTCTACGCGGGGGATACGGGCGAGGTGGCAGGCGGTGTCGGAAGCTTCGCGAGCCGCTCCACCCAGCTCGGCGGCTCGGCGATCCTCCGCACAGCAATAGAGGTTCGCGCCCGCGCTCGGGCGATCGCCGCCGGAATGCTGGAGGCGTCAGAGGCGGATCTCGTCCTGGTGGACGGGGGCTTCGGCGTCGCCGGCTCGCCGGGCACGACCGTCACGCTCGCCGAGGTTGCCGCCGAGGCGGGAGCCACCGGCGTCGAACTGGCGGCCGAGGAGATGTACACCGGCGCCACGCTGACCTTCCCCTTCGGAGCCTACGTGGCAGTCGTCGAGGTGGAACGCGAGACGGGCGAGGTGGCCCTGCTGTCGCTCGTAGCCGTCGATGACTGCGGCAACGTGCTGAATCCGATGATCGTCGAGGGCCAGGTACACGGCTCGGTCATGCAAGGCATCGGAGAGGCGCTCCTGGAGGAGGTCGTGTACAACGCCGACGGGCAGCCCATCAACGCCAACCTGGCCGGCTACCTCGTGCCCACGTCCACCCAGCCCCTCCCTCTGATCGCCCGGCGGACCACCACTCCCGCTCCCGGCAATCCTCTCGGTGTCAAGGGAACCGGCGAGGCCGGTTGCATCGGGGCGCCTCCTGCGATCCTGAACGCCGTGCACGACGCCCTGCGCGACGACGGGGTGACGTCCTTGGACTTCCCACTCACACCCGCCCGGGTCTGGGAGGCCATCCGCTCGACCCGCTAGATCAGCGGCCCTCTACCCGTCTCCTTCCGCGACGCGCAGGACGATCTTGCCGACGTTGCGCCTGGAACCCAGGTCGGCGTAGGCCTCGCGAATGTCGCTGAGGGGTCGGACCGAGTCGATCGCCGGATCGATGCGGCCTGCTCCGGCCAGGTCGAGGCACCGCCGCATCCCCCGCCGCGTGGATCCCGCGCTTCCGTATATCGCCACCCGCGACCGGAACAGCCAGTTGTTGTTGAGTTGGACCATCGGGCCGGCGTGCGACCCGCAGACCACCACCCGGGCCCGATTCCGGAGTGTCTTAAGCACCTCTTTCCACACGTCCGGGTTGCTGGCTGGGTCGAGGAAGAGGGTGACGCCCTCGGGAACGATGCCGCGGATCCGGCCCGCGAAGTCGGGCTCGGCGGTGTAGTCGACGGTGGCGTCCGCGCCGGCAACGGCCGCCCGCGCCGCCCGATCAGGCGAGCCGGCCGCACCGATGACGAACGCACCGGCCAGCTTGGCGAGCTGGACCGCGGCGGAACCGATGGCGCCGGATGCGCCCGCCACCATGACCACATCGTCCCCGGTCAGTCCTACCCGGGTGAACATCTGCTCCGCGACGGGAAACGAGTGGGCCAGTGCTGTGGCCTTGGCGTGGCTCAGGCCGGATGGGACGGGGAACACGCTGCGCTCGGGCACCGTCACGTACTCGGCGTGTCCACCCCACCGGTGGACGCCCACGTTATGGAGGTAGGGACAGGAGTCGTCCTCGCCTCGAGCGCAGAATTCGCAGGCATCGCAAGCGATCGGAGGTTTGACGACCACCCGCCGGCCGACCGCTAGGGAAGTGACCCGAGAGCCGTGCCCGGCAACCACTCCCGATGGATCTATCCCCATCACATGTGGGAACGAGAGGTTCGCCATATGGGCCCTGCCCGACATGGTGAAGAGATCCTGGTGGTTCACGGCCACCGTCCGGACCCGGATCAGCACCTCGTCTTCCGCCGGTTCCGGTACCGGCAGGTTGGTGTCCATGATGCAGTGGGGACCTCCGAGCTCCACCAGTGCCATGGCTCGCATGGTCTTCGGGAGGGTCACGCTATTCCCAGCGAGAGTCGGGTCATCGGCCTCGAGTCCGGTCGTAGCGGCGGTTCACGATTCTTGACGATACCGTCCGGAGACCTGCCTTCGGAGCCGGCCACTTCCCGGGGCAGGCGATCATGACCGGTCCCCCTCGGGTCTCATGATGAGAATGCGCGCCGTCATGATGACCCCTACCAGAGCCACGGCAGCCAGCCCGGCTTCGCCCACGGGGAATCCCGAGCCCAGGATCGGGACGGACAGGTCACGCTGGATGATCCCGGTTGTCACCGCCCCGCCCGATGATCCGCCGAGGAAGAAGCCCAGGTAGAAGATCCCGATGGCGATCGACTGGGATGGACCGTCGAAGCGCTTCGTCACCGCATCGACCAGCGGAGGGGTCAACAGTCCGAACCCGATGCCGAGCGGTATCACCAGTATCGCCACCAAGCCGGGGCCGCGGTCGACTCCCAGTGCGGCCAGCAGCCCGGTTCCCGCCAGAAGGAACAGCAGCGAGACCAGCGTCGTGCCCATGTAGCCCAGCCTCCGTGAGGCAAGCCTGGTAGTCGTGGACGCCAGGGAGATCGACGCCGCGGCGGGGACGATGACCAGGCCGATACCCACCGCATCTATCTCGTGGGCCCGGGACAGGGCCGATGGCAGGGCGATGATCGTACCGAGATAGGCGGCGCTTCCCACGAAGGCGGCGATCGCCAGAGGGAGGAACTTCCGGTCAGACAGCACCGACATGGGTATGAACGGAGCCGGATGGCGCTTCGACCTGGAAGCGGTGAGCAAGCCGCCCAGAACGGCGACTATCACGGCGCCCCCGGTCAGGAGCGTGGCGCCGTCTAACGGGAACCGGTTGACGGCAAAGACCAAACCGCCGATCAGGAGCAGGACCGAGCCCGCACCCGCGTAGTCCAGGCGGTGGTCGGGGTCACCGCGCTGGGGCAGGTCGTACCAGATGAAGGCCGCGACGGGTGAGGCCAGCATCCCGACCCCCACCGCGGCCCGCCAGCTGATGAGGTCCACTAGCAGACCGCCGATCATCGGTCCGAGGGCCTGAGCGACGCCCACCACCGCGGTGATGATCCCGTAGGCGAACTGGCGCCGCTCCGGGGGGTACCTGGTGGCGAGGATGGCCACCGACAGGGTCGGGATAGCCCCTGAACCCGCCCCCTGGATCACCCGCGCCGCGATCACCACCTGCAGGGTCGGCGCCACGACCGCCACCAGAGAGCCGAACGCAAGGAGCAGGATCCCGAACGAGAGGGTTCTTCCCAGCCCGAACCGGGCCGCCAGCCGCCCGTACAGGGCGGTGGCTATGGCGAACATCGCCGAGTAACCGAAGACCACCCATCCCACGTCCGCCGGTCCGGCCGCGAACGTCTGGGCGATGGCGGGTTGGGAGACGGCCGAGGCCGTCGTATTCGCCACGGTGAGGAACACGGCCGCCCCGAGCATGGTCAGGATGGCAGTCGCCGACAGCCGGCCCCTAACGGTATCCACGCTACATGCCCGTTCCGGCCCGCTCAAACAGATCCGACTCGAGCGGACCCGCGTCCGGTCCCGTGCCAGCGACCGAGCGAGAGAGCCGATGGGTATCCGGGCTTCCAGTGACCGCTATCGGTGCCTCCGCTAGTCTGTATACAGAGCACTGTATACAGTGGCTGTCGGGTGTGTGCTGACCGCACGACCGCCTTCGCTCCATTGGTTCGAGTAGGAGACTGCCGGTGGCGAGACCGAAGATCGAGATAGCACACGTCGACAAGTTCTATCGAAAGACCGGTACGCCTCCGAAGCGCCTCAGCCGGCGGGGACGGACGCACGGGACGGTTCAGGCCCTGCGCGACGCCAGCCTGACCGTGGCCGAGGGCGAGTTCGTCAGCCTCATCGGTCCGAGCGGATGCGGCAAGACCACCCTGCTAAAGGTCTTGGACGGCTTGGTCCCTTACGATTCCGGTGAGGTCAGAGTCTCGGGCAAGCCCGTAACCGGGCCCGGCCGGGATCGCGCCTTCGTGTTCCAGCAGTTCGGGCTCTTTCCGTGGCGAACCGTGACGGGGAACGTGACGCTCCCCTTGGAGGCTGCCGGGAAGTCAAGGGCGGAGCGCGAGGAGATTGCTTGGAAGTACATAAGGATGGTGGGACTGGAGGGCTTCGCCAACCACCATCCTCATGAACTGTCCGGCGGTATGCAGCAGCGGGTGGGAATCGCCCGCGCCCTGGCGGTAGATCCCGAGATACTGCTCATGGACGAGCCGTTCGGCGCTCTCGACGCGCAGACCCGCGAGTTGATGCAGATAGAACTGCTCGGGATCTGGGAGAAGACGCGCAAGACGGTGGTGTTCGTCACCCATAGCGTGGACGAGGCGATCTTCCTGTCGGGGCGGATAGCTGTCATGTCGGCGCACCCGGGCACGGTGAGCGAGGTCATCGACGTCCCCTTTCCGTACCCGAGGACCGAGGGGGACCTGAAGCGGGATCCCTTGTTCGCCGACATGCGACACGACATCTGGAACAAGTTACTGCCGCACAAGACCGCCACCGTTTGACGGGATCGCTGCGGCGAGCGGATACGGCGGCATCCCCTTCCGGCTAGGCCTCTCCCTTTGCGGCTAGCTGTCCCTCCGGCTGGAGGGGCGGGGCCCACTTCAACACCTTCTCGAGGTTGACCAGATAGTCCGCGAAGGCCCGGCGGCCCGAAGGCGTGGCCTTCACCCATGTGGAGGGCTTCTCATTCCGGAACTCCTTGGTGATCGCAACGTAACCGGTGTCCCGCAGCTTGCGCAGGTGGATGGTGAGGTTCCCACCGGTGAGATCCAGAGTGCTCTGGATGAACGTGTAGGCCACCCGACCGTTGCCCGGCTGGGAGACCAGCAGCGTCATTATCCGCAAACGGACGGGTTGATGGATGATCTGGTCGAGGTCGACGGGCTCGCTGGTCACCGGATCCCGATCCTGCGCAACCACGCCGCGCCCCCGCCCACGACCGCCAGGGTCGCCACCGCGGAGACCACCAGTGCGGCGTCACCGGCCAGGAAGCTGGGAACGTAGTAGGCGGCGGCTATCCCGGCGCCGACGGCTGCCAGCGCCGGCCGGGTCATCATGCCGTAGAGGATGTACCCCAGGGCCACTATCCCGATGGCCACGTGGGGGATACGAGGGCCGAGCTCGTCATTCCACATTCCCGCGGCCGCCGGGATGAACCAGGCCGCCACCGCCACCGCCATCCAGAACCCGAAGACCCTGAGACCGACCGCCCGGCTGGCCTCCCTCGACACGTTCCTGCGCCCCGCCCGGTGCCCGATGACGGCGCTCCCGACTGTCCCGCCCACGATCAGGACGCCGAATAGGGGCACCACCACCCACGGTCTCTGCGCCACCAGATCGGAGCCCCCGGTCTGGAGCCAGTATGAGAAGAGATACGCCACCGCGGTGATACCTCCCCACAGCAGCAGGATCGGTGAGGTTCCGGCGAGGTACATCGAACTCCTCGCCCTGTCCATCGTGGTGTGGATGGATCCCCAACTCTCTTCAGGGGTGAGGGCGGATCCACCACTTTCTGAGCCTGGCATCGGGAACCTTCCATATAGTTTGTAATACAAAGTAGTTTATACAGAAGAGGATTCTGATGTCAAGGCCGTTTCCACAAAAGGGAGTGGCGCATCAAGCACGACAGGTCGTTGGATCCGGTTGAGGTGGACGAACCTATTCGGAGGTGTCCCCGGCTCCGCCCGTGACGTCCGGACGGCGCGGCGGCGTGACGTCGAAGGCGAAGAGGTCGGACCGGCTGTAGTGACCGGCCACATCCAGGTCGAACTTGCCCCTGATCGTGTCGGCCAGGTCGATCTCGGCGGTCAGGATCGCCTCGCTCCCATAGTGGGGCCCGGCGAGGACCTCACCGAACGGATCGACGATACAACTCCCACCCGGGGTGATCACACCGTCGGGCGCGTCGCCGAAAACGGACCGGTAGTCGGCGGGATAGTCCGCACGGGTCGTGTACTGGTTGGCCGAGAGCACGTAGCAGCGGCCCTCCACCGCCACATGCCGCATGGAGGCGGTCCAGCTGTCCCTGGCGTCGGCAGTCGGGGCACACCACACCTGGATGTTCTGCCGGTAGAGGGAGTAGCGGAGCAGCGGCATGTAGTTCTCCCAGCAGATGGCGGCGCCCAGGTTGCCGTGCCGGGTCCGGTGAACCTGGAGCGTCGACCCGTCCCCGAACCCCCAGATCAGCCGTTCGGAACCGGTCGGCATCACCTTGCGGTGCTTGGCGTACATGCCCTCCTCCGGCGCGAAGAACAGCACCGAGCAGTACAGGGTGCTCCCGCCGCGCTCGATCACCCCGATCACGATGTCCAGCGCCAGATCGGATGACAGTCCGGCGAGCCGGTGGGTGACGGGACCGGGCACGTCGATCGCCGACTCCCAGTAGCGGAGGAACATGTCCCGGCCCTCCTCGCTCCGCGACCCGACCACTGCCCCGAAGTCGAGGCCCCGCGGGTAGGCGGAGAAGAAGGCCTCGGGGAACACTGCCAAGTCCACGCCACGCGACCGGGCGCGGGTAGCCAGATCGACTGTCTTCGATAGCGTGGCCTCCGGATCGAATCCGACCGGTGCCGCCTGCACTACTCCGGCGACGAACTTGGATCCCGGCGGGCGTTCAGCCATGGGAGCAATCGTTAAGATCGGCGACCGACATTTCCGAGAGGCTAATACCCGGCCGGGCGCCGCAGGCTCGATCGGAGAGAAATACCAGGAGGCTCCGTGAGCACCCGAAGCGTCAGCCGGACCAGACCCTTCCGGGACGAGGACCGCTTGGTAGAGGCCGAAGGCGCCACCCTGGCCGGGACCCTGACCCTGCCCACCGGCGAAGGCCCGTGGCCGGTGACCCTCCTGCTGGGAGGGACGTTCTCGGATCTCAGGGATGCCGACGTGGATCCGAGGCTTTGGCCCGGCGTCCCCAAGCGCCACATGTACGCCATCCTCGCCCGCGGTCTGGCGGGAGCGGGCATCGCCTCCTTCCGCTTCGACCGGAGGGGCGCCGGCCAGAGCACGGGCGAGCTGGGAGTCCGGCGCGCCGAGGAGGTCGCCGACGCCGGGGCCGTGTGGCGATGGGTCCGGTCCCTGCCGGAGTGCAACGGCAGGGCGGCCATGCTGGGCCACAGCGCCGGCGCCTACGTGCTCTGCCGGGTGGCGCTCGAAGTGGGGCAGCCCGACGCGGCGGTGTTGCAGGGCGCCCTCTACCGGTCGATCGCGGCGTTGCTCGAGTACAACTACCGCCTGATTCGTGATTACATGCGCCTCGGCGAGTCCGAGGTGGCGTGGGTGAAGGAGCACTCCCCCAAGGCCTACGAGGATGCGATGATGATGCCAGCCATCGTCACCGCGATCGAGAACCGCGAGCCGCTGGCGACGGCGGAGGTCTACGGTGTGACCAGGACCCGCGACCTGTCGAGCCTGCGGTACGACCTGGACCTCCCTCCCGAGGACCAGTTCCGCCACCTGGCAGCCCCCGCCCTCGTGCTGCACGGCGCCGAGGACCTGAACGTACCCACAGAGGACGCCTTCGAGACGGCGCGAGCCCTGTGGGCCGCCGGGAACAGGGATGTCGAACTGAGGGTGATCCCGGGCGCCAACCACTCCTTCCAGCTGGACGCCGAGGACTACGCCACCCGGGTGCAGGAGAAGATCACCATGAAGAACTTCGGGCGGCCTTTCCACCCGCTCTATCCCGGCGTCGTGATCGACTACCTGGCAAGAAGGCTCCGCTGACCCTCCCGGTTTAGATCATCGACCGGAGCGGGCGTCAACCGTGACGCTCGTGCAAAGTGGGCAGAACCGGCATCAAGGAGTGCGCAGAATCGGTATCCAAACATGCGCAGAAACGGCATCGACACATGCGCGGGCAGAGTGTCATGTCGGTGGCTTGGTCCAGGGCCGTCCCGAAGACCCCCGTCTTCAGCCGGACTGCTGAACTCCGTGCGGGACGGTGTTGCGGATGACGGTTCCGTTGTGGTTGACCACGGTGTAGACGGGTACCGCCCGCCGGGAGAAGGCGCCCAGCGGGCAGCGGGCATCGCCCCAGTCGATCATGGCCAGGACGGAGTCGGCCGCCGACGGGCTCTCCACGTGTACGTCGAACACCAGCCACTGGATGTGGATGGGCTTGTACTCGAAGCCATGCTCCCCGCGCAGGTCGAGGTGGGTGGTGATGCTCATCCCGAGCCCTTCGACCTCACACTCCGCGAACGCGGCCCCCTTGGCGTACCAGCCGAGCATGCAGAAGGCGATCCCGCTGAGGAAGTACCTGATGGGGCTCGGGCCTCGTTCCTGCCCTCCCCGGTCGAAGGCCTCGTCGCCGTAGAAGGTGAACTCCCGGTCGTACTGGATGAACGACGACCGTACGCTCACGTCTTCAATGGTCTCGGCCGACACGTAGGGATGGACGAGCCCGGCGGCGTGGTTACCGCCCAGCTTCTCGACCACACCCTCGTAGTTGGCCCTCAGCTTCTCGTGGTCGACGATCCCCATCATTTCCTCCTGTCTGCTTGCGGCATACCCGACCGGGCGATCTCCTCCCGCACGATCGGTAGTACGGACCCGCTTATCTCCTCCAGGGTCTCCTCGAAGCGATCGAACTGGTTGCGCACGTCGAACGTGAAGTGGTCGAACCCCCGCTTGTAGTACTCAAGGACGCCGTCCGCCACGTCGCGGGCGTCGCCCACCACCACCACGCCCCGGATGTCCTCGAGCGTCCGGAAGGCGCCCCCCGGCGGGGTCACCCAGTTCCTCTTACCGTCTCTCGACATCCGCTCCACGCTCACCCGGCTGCGGGCCCGGTCCCGGTCATCGTCGAGAATCGTGCGGGGTGTGGCTGAGAGGAAGAGACGGTCGATGCTACCCAGCAGCTCCCGCATGTAGGAGAGCCGGGCGTCGACGGTGGTGAGCGGGACGGTTCCGGCGAGCCAACCATCTGCATGGCGGGCGGCTATCCGGGCTGCCCGCCGGGAAGGACCCCCGTAGAGGATGGGTAGCGGATGCTCGAGTTTCGGTTCGAGGGAGGCGTGGTGAACCCGGAAGATCTCCCCGTCGAATGTAACGCCGTTGTCGACCCACAGCCGGCGCACGATCTCGATCATCTCCAGGACCGCCCGGTGTTTGCGGTCCGGGTCGATCCCGGCCGCCCTCAACTCGCCGCCGTGACCGGCCCCGAAGCCGGCGATGACGCGCCCGCCGGTGAGGTAGGAGAGGGTGAGGTACTGCTGGGCGACCCTGATCGGATGGCGCACCGGGATCATCACCCCTGTCCCGATGACCAGCCGTTCCACCAGGGTTCCCAGCCCGACCAGGGTGGTGAACGGCTCCAGGAAGGTCATGTCGGTGTGTTCCTCGTGGCTGTGCGGATGCCAGAGGAGGTGATCGCGGGCCCACACCGCGTCGAAGCCCAGGTCCTCTATGAGCTTCATCCCCTCGATCAGGCGGGTCCGCGAGGCGTGGGGACCGAAGTGGGGCAGCAACACCCCGAAGGTCATCCCCGTCCGGGGCCTCCTAAGGGGATGGCCGGCCAGGTCCCGGCTCACAGAAGCTCCGGCGCCGGCGCGGGGAAGAGCGTCCGGGCGCCGGGCCGCTCTCGAACGGTCCGGCACCTTCCATATCCGATGGATCGCACCGCGGCTTCCCGGTCCGGTCTCAGAACGCCTTGGGTCGCCAGGAGGACAACCGGGACTCGACCGCCTTGGTGATGGTGATCATGATCCCCCCGATCACCATCAGCAGCAGGGCCATGGCGAACAGCCGGTCGGTGTGGTAGGAGGCCCGGGCATCCCGGATCACGAAGCCCAGTCCGGGCACCCCGATCAGGAACTCGGCCACTATCACCGCTATCAGCCCTCGCTGAACGGCTATGCGGAGACCGGTGGCCAGGAACGGGACGGCGCCGGGTAGGAGTATCTTCAGGAACATGTGCCGGTCGCGTACTACGAGCAGCCCTACCGTCCCGAACAGCAGTACCAGACCCTGGATCAGGCTCAGCCATCCCGCAGCCGTGCCCAGGAAGGTGACGACGAGGAGGATGGCCCCGACCCATTCCTCGACCACGCCCTTGCCCGACCTCAGGTTGAAGGCATAGGAGATCTCGTTGTACTCCTTCATCAACTGGTGCACCCCCGCCGCGGTGGAAAAGGCGATCAGAACCGAGCAGGCCACCACCACGCTGGCGATCACGAACCTGGAGAAGGGAATCTCGACCCCGGCCGCCAGGAAGTGGTCTGCGATGCCGAACCAGATGACCATGATCGGGACGAAGGCCACCCGCGGGACCGAATAGACGGCCGCCAGGTAGGGATCGAGCGCCACCCGGAACACCCGGTACCGGCCGATCAGGAAGCCGAGGGTCACCCCCACGATGAACGAGAGCACCATGCCGATCAGCAGAGCCCCCATGGACTTCATGAGCAGTACCGGGAAGCTCCCCTCGATGTAGGGAAGCACCTGCTCGGCTCCGAGGAGCCTCCACAACTCGGCGAGCGTCAGGCTCGGCTGCGAGTACCACTCGGGCTTCCGGGCGCCGAACACCTCCCACAGCCCCAGGAAGACCACGATTCCGGTCAGTTGAAGGATCCTCACCCGGCTGATCCGGAACGGGCTACGGGTCTCCCCGCCAGTCTGGACGGCGCCGTCTCCGCTGTCTGTCGAAGTCTCGGCCATCACGTGGCCTCCATAGTGCTCCACGGGGTCACCCACCGCTCGAGTAGCCGCAGGCCGAGGTTGATCGCTACTCCCACCGCCATGACGGTCAGCATGCCGGCGAAGGTCGAGTGCATCCGGTACTCGTTGGTCTGGTTGGCTATCAGCCCGCCTATCCCGTTGGCCTCTAGGAAGAAGCCGGCCAGCACCACACCCACCATCCCATGCAGAAGGCCGAGGCGGAGCCCGGTGATGATGTAGGGCGCGGTGGCCGGCGCGATGATCTTGGTGAGCATCATGCCCTCCGGGATCGAGTATGACCTGGCCACGTCCACGTACTCGGCGTTCGTCACCTTGATGCCGTCGCGAACGGTGAAGAAGACCTCGAAGAAGCTGAAGAGGATCACTATCAGCACCTTGGCGTTGAACTGGAAGCCCAGCCAGAGGGCGATGATCGGCAGTAGGGCGATCTTGGGCGTCATGAACACACCCACGAACACCGGCTCGACGGTGTTGTCGATCGAGCGGTACCGTCCCATGACGAAGCCCAGAATGATTCCGGCCACCGCCGAAATGGCCAGGGCGGTGAACATGATGGCCAGGTCGGACCGCCACGCCTTCCACAGGTCGCCGCTGACGGTCATCTCCCATAGCGCATCCCAGGTCCTGGTCACCGAGGCGAAGGTGACGGTGCTGGTGCGCCTGCC of the bacterium genome contains:
- a CDS encoding ABC transporter permease subunit translates to MAETSTDSGDGAVQTGGETRSPFRISRVRILQLTGIVVFLGLWEVFGARKPEWYSQPSLTLAELWRLLGAEQVLPYIEGSFPVLLMKSMGALLIGMVLSFIVGVTLGFLIGRYRVFRVALDPYLAAVYSVPRVAFVPIMVIWFGIADHFLAAGVEIPFSRFVIASVVVACSVLIAFSTAAGVHQLMKEYNEISYAFNLRSGKGVVEEWVGAILLVVTFLGTAAGWLSLIQGLVLLFGTVGLLVVRDRHMFLKILLPGAVPFLATGLRIAVQRGLIAVIVAEFLIGVPGLGFVIRDARASYHTDRLFAMALLLMVIGGIMITITKAVESRLSSWRPKAF
- a CDS encoding carbon-nitrogen hydrolase family protein; its protein translation is MAERPPGSKFVAGVVQAAPVGFDPEATLSKTVDLATRARSRGVDLAVFPEAFFSAYPRGLDFGAVVGSRSEEGRDMFLRYWESAIDVPGPVTHRLAGLSSDLALDIVIGVIERGGSTLYCSVLFFAPEEGMYAKHRKVMPTGSERLIWGFGDGSTLQVHRTRHGNLGAAICWENYMPLLRYSLYRQNIQVWCAPTADARDSWTASMRHVAVEGRCYVLSANQYTTRADYPADYRSVFGDAPDGVITPGGSCIVDPFGEVLAGPHYGSEAILTAEIDLADTIRGKFDLDVAGHYSRSDLFAFDVTPPRRPDVTGGAGDTSE
- a CDS encoding alpha/beta fold hydrolase, whose amino-acid sequence is MSTRSVSRTRPFRDEDRLVEAEGATLAGTLTLPTGEGPWPVTLLLGGTFSDLRDADVDPRLWPGVPKRHMYAILARGLAGAGIASFRFDRRGAGQSTGELGVRRAEEVADAGAVWRWVRSLPECNGRAAMLGHSAGAYVLCRVALEVGQPDAAVLQGALYRSIAALLEYNYRLIRDYMRLGESEVAWVKEHSPKAYEDAMMMPAIVTAIENREPLATAEVYGVTRTRDLSSLRYDLDLPPEDQFRHLAAPALVLHGAEDLNVPTEDAFETARALWAAGNRDVELRVIPGANHSFQLDAEDYATRVQEKITMKNFGRPFHPLYPGVVIDYLARRLR
- a CDS encoding MFS transporter, with translation MDTVRGRLSATAILTMLGAAVFLTVANTTASAVSQPAIAQTFAAGPADVGWVVFGYSAMFAIATALYGRLAARFGLGRTLSFGILLLAFGSLVAVVAPTLQVVIAARVIQGAGSGAIPTLSVAILATRYPPERRQFAYGIITAVVGVAQALGPMIGGLLVDLISWRAAVGVGMLASPVAAFIWYDLPQRGDPDHRLDYAGAGSVLLLIGGLVFAVNRFPLDGATLLTGGAVIVAVLGGLLTASRSKRHPAPFIPMSVLSDRKFLPLAIAAFVGSAAYLGTIIALPSALSRAHEIDAVGIGLVIVPAAASISLASTTTRLASRRLGYMGTTLVSLLFLLAGTGLLAALGVDRGPGLVAILVIPLGIGFGLLTPPLVDAVTKRFDGPSQSIAIGIFYLGFFLGGSSGGAVTTGIIQRDLSVPILGSGFPVGEAGLAAVALVGVIMTARILIMRPEGDRS
- a CDS encoding OsmC family protein, with the translated sequence MMGIVDHEKLRANYEGVVEKLGGNHAAGLVHPYVSAETIEDVSVRSSFIQYDREFTFYGDEAFDRGGQERGPSPIRYFLSGIAFCMLGWYAKGAAFAECEVEGLGMSITTHLDLRGEHGFEYKPIHIQWLVFDVHVESPSAADSVLAMIDWGDARCPLGAFSRRAVPVYTVVNHNGTVIRNTVPHGVQQSG
- a CDS encoding alcohol dehydrogenase catalytic domain-containing protein, translating into MTLPKTMRAMALVELGGPHCIMDTNLPVPEPAEDEVLIRVRTVAVNHQDLFTMSGRAHMANLSFPHVMGIDPSGVVAGHGSRVTSLAVGRRVVVKPPIACDACEFCARGEDDSCPYLHNVGVHRWGGHAEYVTVPERSVFPVPSGLSHAKATALAHSFPVAEQMFTRVGLTGDDVVMVAGASGAIGSAAVQLAKLAGAFVIGAAGSPDRAARAAVAGADATVDYTAEPDFAGRIRGIVPEGVTLFLDPASNPDVWKEVLKTLRNRARVVVCGSHAGPMVQLNNNWLFRSRVAIYGSAGSTRRGMRRCLDLAGAGRIDPAIDSVRPLSDIREAYADLGSRRNVGKIVLRVAEGDG
- a CDS encoding transcriptional regulator, coding for MTSEPVDLDQIIHQPVRLRIMTLLVSQPGNGRVAYTFIQSTLDLTGGNLTIHLRKLRDTGYVAITKEFRNEKPSTWVKATPSGRRAFADYLVNLEKVLKWAPPLQPEGQLAAKGEA
- a CDS encoding ABC transporter permease produces the protein MAAVDTLTHRERGPAVLAAGWSRPLLRFLAVFQSSWVIRILTLAVILTGWEVFGRRTSTVTFASVTRTWDALWEMTVSGDLWKAWRSDLAIMFTALAISAVAGIILGFVMGRYRSIDNTVEPVFVGVFMTPKIALLPIIALWLGFQFNAKVLIVILFSFFEVFFTVRDGIKVTNAEYVDVARSYSIPEGMMLTKIIAPATAPYIITGLRLGLLHGMVGVVLAGFFLEANGIGGLIANQTNEYRMHSTFAGMLTVMAVGVAINLGLRLLERWVTPWSTMEAT
- a CDS encoding ABC transporter ATP-binding protein; translation: MARPKIEIAHVDKFYRKTGTPPKRLSRRGRTHGTVQALRDASLTVAEGEFVSLIGPSGCGKTTLLKVLDGLVPYDSGEVRVSGKPVTGPGRDRAFVFQQFGLFPWRTVTGNVTLPLEAAGKSRAEREEIAWKYIRMVGLEGFANHHPHELSGGMQQRVGIARALAVDPEILLMDEPFGALDAQTRELMQIELLGIWEKTRKTVVFVTHSVDEAIFLSGRIAVMSAHPGTVSEVIDVPFPYPRTEGDLKRDPLFADMRHDIWNKLLPHKTATV
- a CDS encoding LLM class flavin-dependent oxidoreductase gives rise to the protein MPDRSRAARRPDALPRAGAGASVSRDLAGHPLRRPRTGMTFGVLLPHFGPHASRTRLIEGMKLIEDLGFDAVWARDHLLWHPHSHEEHTDMTFLEPFTTLVGLGTLVERLVIGTGVMIPVRHPIRVAQQYLTLSYLTGGRVIAGFGAGHGGELRAAGIDPDRKHRAVLEMIEIVRRLWVDNGVTFDGEIFRVHHASLEPKLEHPLPILYGGPSRRAARIAARHADGWLAGTVPLTTVDARLSYMRELLGSIDRLFLSATPRTILDDDRDRARSRVSVERMSRDGKRNWVTPPGGAFRTLEDIRGVVVVGDARDVADGVLEYYKRGFDHFTFDVRNQFDRFEETLEEISGSVLPIVREEIARSGMPQADRRK